From Dendropsophus ebraccatus isolate aDenEbr1 chromosome 2, aDenEbr1.pat, whole genome shotgun sequence, a single genomic window includes:
- the ARL4A gene encoding ADP-ribosylation factor-like protein 4A has protein sequence MGNGLSEQTPILSGISPFQALHIVILGLDCAGKTTVLYRLQFNEFVNTVPTKGFNTEKIKVPLGNSKSVTIHFWDVGGQEKLRPLWKSYTRCTDGIIFVVDSVDAERMEEAKTELYKITKHSENQGVPVLIVANKQDLRNSLSLSEIEKLLALNELSSSTPWHLQPTCAIIGDGLREGIEKLYDMIIKRRKMLRQQKKKR, from the coding sequence ATGGGGAACGGCCTTTCGGAGCAGACTCCTATCCTGTCGGGGATCTCTCCTTTTCAGGCGCTGCACATAGTCATCTTGGGGCTGGACTGTGCCGGGAAAACCACGGTGCTGTATCGGTTACAGTTTAACGAATTCGTCAACACTGTCCCCACCAAAGGATTTAACACCGAAAAAATTAAAGTTCCTCTGGGCAATTCCAAATCTGTCACCATTCACTTTTGGGATGTTGGAGGCCAGGAGAAGCTGAGGCCACTGTGGAAGTCTTATACCCGCTGCACGGACGGGATTATATTTGTGGTGGACTCGGTGGACGCTGAACGCATGGAGGAGGCCAAGACGGAACTGTACAAAATTACTAAACATTCCGAGAACCAAGGAGTCCCGGTTCTCATTGTAGCCAACAAGCAGGACCTCAGGAACTCATTGTCTCTGTCGGAAATCGAGAAATTGCTGGCGCTCAATGAGCTGAGCTCGTCTACGCCGTGGCACCTCCAGCCCACCTGCGCCATCATCGGCGACGGCCTGCGGGAGGGCATAGAGAAACTATACGATATGATCATCAAGCGGAGAAAAATGCTCAGACAGCAGAAGAAAAAGAGATGA